The sequence CAAGTGCTGGGTATAGGCAGGACCACCTTGTACCGCAAGCTGAAGCGATATGGCATAGAGGCGCTGGATTATTAAGGGAGTCTCCGTTTTGAAACCAGGATTTTCAAAATGGAAAGGCGATCCTCTCCTGTGGATAAGGATCGTTTGTACAAAAGGCCCATGATTGGGCCTTTTTCTTAACTGTGGCGGAGGAAGATATTGGCACGGGGCTTGCTAGAGTTTATTTGAGGAGGGTCTGGATTTTTACCCAATTCCGGACCAGCAGGCCTCTCTGCATCATGAGGAGGTGATCGAGCCGATTCATCAGGCGCCAGAAGTCAGGCAGAGCGAATCAGAGGTCAGTTCTCAATAAAGGAGGGAGAATAGATGTCGGAGCGTCCATGGATCTGGGAAGAAGATGGCTATACTGTTATTCGAGGACACGCTCGCACTGGGCCCGGCTGTCATGATAACTGCGGTGTGCTGATATATGTGAAAAATGGGGAGCTGGTGAAGGTCGAAGGAGACCCGGAAAACCCGTACAATGGCGGCAGGCTCTGCGTTCGCTGCCTGGCAGTCCGGGATGTTGTTTACCATCCCCAGCGTCTAAAACACCCGTTGAAACGGGTAGGTGAGCGGGGAGAAAATAAGTGGGAGAGAATCTCCTGGGATGAAGCCTATGACCTAATCGAGAAAAAGTTTAATAAGATTAAGGAGGAATACGGTCCTGAGTCGGTAGTGTTCCTTCAGGGAACTGGGCGGGATATCCTGGGGTACATCAGCCGCCTGGCCTACGGCTTTGGAAGTCCCAATTGGTCTTGTGGATTCCTGAGTGGCTTGGCCTGCTACCTGCCGCGAGTGTCGAGCTGTATGATTATCTCCGGTGACTTTGCCGTAGCTGACTGCTCTCAGTTTTTCCCCGACCGCTACAACAATCCCCAATGGAAGTGTCCTGAAACCATGGTCATCTGGGGCAACAACCCCCTGGTAGCCAACTCTGATGGTTTCTATGGACACTGGGTGATTGATCTGATGAAGCGGGGGACCAAGCTCATCGTTATTGACCCACGTCTTACCTGGTTGGCCTCGCGTGCTGAATTATGGCTCCAGATCCGTCCGGGTACTGATGC is a genomic window of Clostridia bacterium containing:
- a CDS encoding molybdopterin-dependent oxidoreductase, with protein sequence MSERPWIWEEDGYTVIRGHARTGPGCHDNCGVLIYVKNGELVKVEGDPENPYNGGRLCVRCLAVRDVVYHPQRLKHPLKRVGERGENKWERISWDEAYDLIEKKFNKIKEEYGPESVVFLQGTGRDILGYISRLAYGFGSPNWSCGFLSGLACYLPRVSSCMIISGDFAVADCSQFFPDRYNNPQWKCPETMVIWGNNPLVANSDGFYGHWVIDLMKRGTKLIVIDPRLTWLASRAELWLQIRPGTDA